A portion of the Streptomyces sp. NBC_01335 genome contains these proteins:
- a CDS encoding response regulator → MAGTAHTATKALAAVAAARAAGTPVDLALVDVYLSDGSGVDLLRGLDCDAFVLSAAAEGPVVRRALSAGAPAYLIKPFPPELLAEKLRGYARFRQLTDAGSVDQSTVESVYGTLREPSVRRPERRPTAGTLTGDAVLKTVRNSPAPLSAAEVGELIDVSRATVQRYLAALVTSGRLKMHLRYGTTGRPEQEYGCPERRPALPGGTVSRRRRHSPEAQFPGGVSAHRR, encoded by the coding sequence GTGGCCGGGACCGCGCACACGGCGACGAAGGCCCTGGCGGCCGTCGCCGCCGCCAGGGCCGCCGGAACACCCGTCGACCTGGCCCTCGTCGACGTCTACCTGTCCGACGGTTCCGGTGTCGACCTGCTGCGCGGCCTGGACTGCGACGCCTTCGTCCTCAGCGCGGCGGCCGAGGGCCCGGTGGTCCGCCGCGCCCTGTCGGCTGGCGCGCCGGCCTATCTGATCAAGCCGTTCCCGCCGGAACTGCTGGCGGAGAAGCTGCGGGGGTACGCCCGGTTCCGCCAGCTCACGGACGCCGGTTCCGTGGACCAGAGCACCGTGGAGAGCGTGTACGGCACGCTGCGGGAACCCTCCGTCCGCCGCCCCGAGCGCCGTCCCACCGCGGGGACGCTGACGGGCGACGCGGTGCTGAAGACCGTGCGGAACTCCCCGGCGCCGCTGTCGGCGGCGGAGGTGGGCGAGCTGATCGACGTCTCGCGCGCCACCGTGCAGCGCTACCTCGCCGCGCTCGTCACCTCGGGCCGTCTGAAGATGCATCTGCGCTACGGGACGACGGGGCGGCCGGAGCAGGAGTACGGGTGCCCTGAGCGGCGTCCCGCTCTCCCGGGCGGGACCGTTTCCAGGAGGCGTCGGCACTCCCCCGAGGCACAGTTCCCGGGCGGCGTCAGTGCTCATCGGCGATGA
- a CDS encoding beta-galactosidase — translation MTSPRISRFPYAKGPDGSSRLSYGADYNPEQWPREVWEEDVRLMREAGVNVVSLAIFSWARLQPAQDSWDFGWLDEVMDLLHAGGIGVDLATATASPPPWLTTAHPEILPVTATGETVWPGARQHWRPTSPVFRSHALRLVREMATRYADHPALVAWHVSNELGCHNVYDYSDDAARAFRAWLRRRYTTLDSLNHAWGTHFWSQRYSDWEQILPPRLAASHPNPTQQLDFKRFSSDALKEYLLAEREILSEITPDTPVTSNFMVMSGMKGMDYADWADAVDFVSNDHYATTGPRSRDELSFCANLTSGIAAHRPWFLMEHSTSAVNWQPINLPKKPGELARDSLLHVAHGADAVCFFQWRQSAAGAEKYHSAMVPHAGSDSQLFRDVVELGRTLEALAPLAGSEREPARVAILFDWDSWWASEQDSHPTSLLDYHREALDWYSALLSLGVRADVVPAHRTDLAPYDVVIAPVLHVVPQPLAKELTRYVEGGGHLVTTYFSGVVDENDHIWLGGHPGALRDLLGIRIEEFGPLLDGDTVDVDLDGALGPDGAPVPGAGDPVSGAGHAVTGTLWTDRIDVTGPDVETLARYRSGTYAGRPAVTRRRPADRGSATYVSTRLGIDGLAALLPRLLAPAGVTGELPEPARGTVEQVVRRDSSARYVFLVNHGDAPVPLPGVTGEVLVGPPAGAEFVLRPREVAVLRQPTTPGEAPEGHRAP, via the coding sequence ATGACCTCCCCCCGCATCTCCCGTTTCCCGTACGCGAAGGGCCCCGACGGCAGCAGTCGGCTCAGTTACGGCGCCGACTACAACCCCGAGCAGTGGCCGCGGGAGGTGTGGGAGGAGGACGTCCGGCTGATGCGCGAGGCCGGCGTGAACGTCGTCTCGCTGGCGATCTTCTCCTGGGCCCGGCTCCAACCCGCCCAGGACAGCTGGGACTTCGGCTGGCTCGACGAGGTCATGGACCTGCTGCACGCCGGTGGCATCGGGGTCGATCTCGCCACCGCCACCGCCTCCCCGCCGCCGTGGCTGACCACCGCGCACCCCGAGATCCTCCCGGTCACCGCCACCGGCGAGACCGTGTGGCCCGGAGCGCGACAGCACTGGCGCCCCACCTCGCCGGTCTTCCGCAGCCACGCGCTGCGCCTCGTACGGGAGATGGCGACCCGCTACGCCGACCACCCGGCCCTCGTCGCCTGGCACGTCAGCAACGAGCTGGGCTGCCACAACGTCTACGACTACTCCGACGACGCGGCCCGCGCCTTCCGCGCCTGGCTCCGCCGCCGCTACACCACGCTCGACAGCCTCAACCACGCCTGGGGCACCCACTTCTGGTCCCAGCGCTACAGCGACTGGGAGCAGATCCTGCCGCCGCGCTTGGCGGCCTCTCACCCCAATCCGACCCAGCAGCTCGACTTCAAGCGGTTCTCCTCGGACGCCCTGAAGGAGTACCTGCTCGCCGAGCGCGAGATCCTGAGCGAGATCACCCCCGACACCCCCGTCACCAGCAACTTCATGGTGATGAGCGGGATGAAGGGCATGGACTACGCCGACTGGGCCGACGCGGTCGACTTCGTCTCCAACGACCACTACGCCACCACCGGGCCCCGTAGCCGCGACGAACTCTCCTTCTGCGCCAACCTCACCAGCGGAATCGCGGCCCACCGGCCGTGGTTCCTGATGGAGCACTCCACCAGCGCGGTCAACTGGCAGCCCATCAACCTGCCAAAAAAGCCGGGTGAGTTGGCGCGCGACTCACTGCTGCACGTCGCCCACGGCGCCGACGCCGTCTGCTTCTTCCAGTGGCGCCAGTCCGCGGCCGGAGCCGAGAAGTACCACTCGGCGATGGTTCCGCACGCCGGATCCGACAGCCAACTCTTTCGGGATGTAGTGGAGTTGGGGCGTACCTTGGAGGCGCTGGCGCCCCTCGCCGGGAGCGAGCGCGAACCCGCTCGGGTGGCCATCCTCTTCGACTGGGACTCCTGGTGGGCCAGTGAGCAGGACTCGCACCCCACCTCCCTCCTCGACTACCACCGCGAGGCGCTCGACTGGTACTCCGCACTGCTGAGCCTCGGCGTCCGCGCCGACGTCGTACCCGCCCACCGCACCGATCTCGCCCCGTACGACGTCGTGATCGCACCGGTCCTGCACGTCGTACCGCAGCCCCTCGCCAAGGAGCTCACCCGCTACGTCGAAGGCGGCGGCCACCTCGTCACCACCTACTTCTCCGGCGTCGTCGACGAGAACGACCACATCTGGCTCGGCGGCCACCCCGGCGCCCTGCGTGACCTGCTCGGCATCCGCATCGAGGAATTCGGCCCGCTGCTCGACGGGGACACGGTCGACGTGGACCTCGACGGTGCTCTCGGCCCGGACGGCGCCCCCGTACCCGGTGCCGGTGACCCCGTATCCGGTGCGGGCCACGCCGTGACCGGCACTCTGTGGACCGACCGGATCGACGTCACCGGCCCCGACGTGGAGACCCTCGCCCGCTACCGCAGCGGAACGTACGCCGGCCGCCCGGCCGTCACGCGCCGCCGCCCCGCGGACAGGGGATCGGCGACGTACGTCTCCACCCGTCTGGGCATCGACGGCCTCGCCGCACTGCTTCCCCGGCTGCTCGCCCCGGCCGGGGTGACCGGCGAACTGCCCGAGCCGGCACGAGGAACGGTCGAGCAGGTCGTACGACGCGACAGCTCCGCCCGCTACGTCTTCCTGGTCAACCACGGCGACGCGCCCGTCCCCCTGCCCGGGGTGACCGGCGAGGTGCTCGTGGGGCCGCCGGCCGGCGCGGAGTTCGTCCTGCGGCCCCGGGAGGTCGCCGTACTGCGGCAGCCCACGACGCCGGGCGAGGCGCCGGAGGGGCACCGGGCGCCCTGA
- a CDS encoding carbohydrate ABC transporter permease, with protein sequence MTTLQPPAATGARPAGPPMARSRRSWAGWGFIGPFVLVFALVFLVPLGYSLYLSLFRTRLIGGTTFVGFDNYQQALEDPQFWDGVARVGLFLVVQVPIMLGIALFVALAVDSGRLYGKEFFRISVFLPYAVPAVVATLMWGFLYGPRFGLVGDINDALGLHLPDPLSSGLVLASIGNIVTWEFVGYNMLIFYSALRVVPHSLYEAAEIDGAGPWRVVAAIKLPAIRGALVIATIFSIIGSFQLFNEPAILQKLAPNTITTDYTPNYYTYSLSFSGQQHNYSATVAIVMGVITMVVAYVVQLRGMRKEA encoded by the coding sequence ATGACGACGCTGCAACCGCCGGCGGCCACAGGGGCCCGCCCGGCAGGACCGCCGATGGCGCGGTCCCGCCGCTCATGGGCGGGATGGGGGTTCATCGGCCCCTTCGTGCTCGTCTTCGCCCTGGTCTTCCTGGTGCCGCTCGGGTACTCGCTGTATCTGAGCCTGTTCCGTACCCGGTTGATCGGCGGCACTACGTTCGTCGGCTTCGACAACTACCAACAGGCGCTTGAAGATCCGCAGTTCTGGGACGGAGTCGCCCGCGTCGGACTCTTCCTGGTGGTCCAGGTGCCGATCATGCTCGGCATCGCGCTCTTCGTCGCACTCGCCGTCGACAGCGGCCGCCTGTACGGCAAGGAGTTCTTCCGGATATCCGTCTTCCTGCCCTACGCCGTCCCCGCCGTCGTCGCCACCCTCATGTGGGGCTTCCTGTACGGCCCCCGGTTCGGCCTGGTCGGCGACATCAACGACGCGCTCGGCCTGCACCTGCCCGACCCGCTCTCCTCAGGACTGGTCCTCGCCTCGATCGGCAACATCGTCACCTGGGAGTTCGTCGGCTACAACATGCTGATCTTCTACTCGGCGCTGCGCGTTGTCCCGCACTCGCTCTACGAGGCGGCCGAGATCGACGGCGCCGGCCCGTGGCGGGTCGTCGCCGCGATCAAACTCCCCGCGATCCGGGGCGCCCTGGTCATCGCGACGATCTTCTCCATCATCGGCAGCTTCCAGCTCTTCAACGAGCCCGCCATCCTGCAGAAGCTGGCGCCGAACACCATCACCACCGACTACACCCCGAACTACTACACGTACTCGCTGTCCTTCTCCGGCCAGCAGCACAACTACTCGGCGACGGTCGCCATCGTCATGGGCGTGATCACCATGGTCGTCGCCTACGTCGTCCAACTGCGCGGCATGCGCAAGGAAGCGTGA
- a CDS encoding LacI family DNA-binding transcriptional regulator: MFPTGPAPGSGNPKRRRTVSMADVARVAGVSSQTVSRVSNGFPGVNEETRRQVLAAMKDLGYRPNSAARALKRGEFRTIGVITFTLSTTGNVRTLEAIAASAAQEGYAVTLLPVAVPTQDEVRGAFSRLGELAIDAAIVIMEVHLLDEARLSLPPHVKVVVADSDAGDRYSVVDTDQAGGTRDAVNHLLGLGHRTVWHLAGPEGSYAAQRRADAWRSALEDEGRVPPPLVRGDWSAESGYRAGLRIAEEAECTAVFAANDQMALGLLRALHERGREVPGDVSVVGFDDIAEAGSFQPPLTTVHQDFGEVGRRCVAGVLHQMRQSGPGHGTTLVPTRLVLRESTAPPPAQRPPGTAPAVPGHAPAGRAALPRG, from the coding sequence ATGTTCCCGACCGGACCGGCTCCCGGGAGCGGGAATCCGAAACGCCGCAGAACCGTCTCGATGGCGGATGTGGCCCGGGTCGCGGGGGTGTCCTCCCAGACGGTCTCCCGCGTCTCCAACGGCTTCCCCGGCGTGAACGAGGAGACCCGCCGGCAGGTCCTGGCCGCGATGAAGGACCTCGGCTACCGCCCCAACAGCGCTGCGCGCGCGCTCAAACGCGGCGAGTTCCGCACCATCGGGGTCATCACCTTCACGCTCTCCACCACCGGCAACGTGCGGACCCTGGAAGCCATCGCGGCCTCGGCCGCCCAGGAGGGGTACGCGGTCACCCTGCTGCCGGTCGCCGTCCCCACCCAGGACGAGGTGCGGGGCGCGTTCTCGCGGCTCGGCGAACTCGCCATCGACGCGGCCATCGTCATCATGGAGGTCCACCTCCTCGACGAGGCGCGCCTCTCCCTGCCGCCGCACGTGAAGGTCGTCGTCGCGGACTCCGACGCCGGGGACCGCTACAGCGTCGTCGACACCGACCAGGCGGGCGGCACCCGCGACGCCGTCAACCACCTGCTGGGCCTGGGCCATCGCACCGTCTGGCACCTCGCCGGCCCCGAGGGCTCCTACGCCGCGCAGCGCAGGGCGGACGCCTGGCGCTCGGCGCTGGAGGACGAGGGCAGGGTTCCGCCGCCCCTCGTACGCGGCGACTGGTCGGCGGAGTCGGGTTACCGGGCGGGGCTCCGGATCGCCGAAGAGGCCGAGTGCACCGCCGTGTTCGCGGCCAACGACCAGATGGCGCTCGGTCTGCTGCGCGCCCTCCACGAACGCGGCCGCGAAGTGCCCGGGGACGTCTCCGTCGTCGGTTTCGACGACATCGCCGAGGCCGGTTCCTTCCAGCCCCCGCTGACCACCGTCCACCAGGACTTCGGCGAGGTGGGCCGCCGCTGCGTCGCGGGCGTCCTGCACCAGATGCGGCAGAGCGGCCCCGGGCACGGTACGACGCTCGTACCGACGCGGCTCGTCCTGCGGGAGAGCACCGCTCCCCCGCCGGCACAGAGGCCGCCCGGCACCGCCCCGGCCGTCCCCGGACATGCCCCGGCCGGTCGCGCGGCACTCCCTCGGGGGTGA
- a CDS encoding GntP family permease — translation MSSTSTRAPGRCPCWAASIALSTRLPKTVVTSTGAARVPSTQVASPTTRVTPRSRAWAAFADRKAHQVRHVLAFMGEPVIAMLAGVLFALFALGYRSGLSSDAIRSALTDSLKAVAGILLIIAGGGAFNQVLKDSGIGQAVESAATGMHINVIVLGWLTALLLSFSTGSATVGIVAATGILAPLAQDGGSLHTSLLVVAIGAGSIGLNYVNHAGFWLVKESFGMTLGQATKSHTAIQTIVSVCGLLMALLLSVFA, via the coding sequence ATGAGTTCCACCTCCACCCGCGCCCCGGGGCGCTGCCCCTGCTGGGCCGCCTCGATCGCGTTGTCGACCAGGTTGCCGAAGACGGTCGTGACGTCGACCGGTGCGGCGAGGGTGCCCTCGACCCAGGTGGCGTCCCCGACGACCAGGGTCACCCCACGCTCCCGGGCCTGGGCGGCCTTCGCCGACAGGAAGGCGCACCAGGTACGCCACGTCCTGGCCTTCATGGGCGAGCCGGTGATCGCCATGCTCGCCGGCGTCCTCTTCGCGCTGTTCGCCCTCGGCTACCGCAGCGGCCTCTCCTCGGACGCCATCCGCAGCGCCCTCACCGACAGCCTGAAGGCCGTCGCCGGCATCCTGCTGATCATCGCGGGCGGCGGCGCGTTCAACCAGGTGCTGAAGGACTCCGGGATCGGCCAGGCCGTCGAGTCCGCCGCGACCGGCATGCACATCAACGTGATCGTGCTGGGCTGGCTGACGGCCCTGCTGCTCTCCTTCTCCACCGGCTCCGCCACCGTCGGCATCGTCGCCGCGACGGGCATCCTCGCGCCCCTCGCCCAGGACGGCGGCAGCCTGCACACCTCGCTCCTCGTGGTGGCCATCGGCGCCGGCTCGATCGGCCTCAACTACGTCAACCACGCGGGCTTCTGGCTGGTGAAGGAGTCCTTCGGGATGACCCTGGGCCAGGCCACGAAGTCGCACACCGCCATCCAGACCATCGTGAGCGTCTGCGGCCTGCTGATGGCGCTGCTGCTGTCGGTCTTCGCCTGA
- a CDS encoding TetR/AcrR family transcriptional regulator, whose amino-acid sequence MAGKKQFDMDTALDAAMVQFWRAGYADTSVDDLSRATGLNRSSLYSSFGDKDRLFLRCLDFYTARYGAAYDAALSSAASEPLAAVRAFFDVTLDRIADPELPDGCLIAQSAMAIPVLSQAVAAHTREAFGFQRARLRAALKAGRLTDEDADAFAEHTAAVNQSLAVMSRAGATPAQLLAIVGVSLDALGQALSAAGRA is encoded by the coding sequence GTGGCAGGCAAGAAGCAGTTCGACATGGACACGGCACTCGACGCCGCGATGGTCCAGTTCTGGCGGGCCGGCTACGCCGACACCTCGGTGGACGACCTGTCCCGGGCGACGGGGCTGAACCGCAGTTCCCTCTACTCCTCGTTCGGCGACAAGGACAGGCTCTTCCTGCGCTGCCTGGACTTCTACACCGCGCGCTACGGCGCCGCGTACGACGCCGCCCTGTCGTCCGCGGCCTCGGAACCCCTGGCGGCGGTTCGCGCGTTCTTCGACGTCACCCTCGATCGCATCGCCGATCCCGAACTGCCCGACGGATGCCTGATCGCCCAGTCGGCCATGGCGATCCCGGTGCTGAGCCAGGCCGTAGCGGCGCACACCAGGGAGGCGTTCGGCTTCCAGCGTGCGCGCCTGCGCGCGGCGCTGAAGGCCGGGCGGCTGACGGACGAGGATGCCGATGCCTTCGCCGAGCACACGGCGGCCGTGAACCAGTCTCTCGCCGTCATGAGCCGGGCCGGGGCGACCCCGGCGCAGCTGCTGGCCATCGTGGGCGTGAGCCTCGACGCGCTCGGGCAGGCGTTGAGCGCGGCCGGGCGCGCGTGA
- a CDS encoding ROK family glucokinase: MSTYRDFTHRGSARATVLKTVGTRERRSHLTAPRVPTVGIDIGGTKVMAGVVDADGNILEQLRTETPDKSKSPRVVEDTIVELVLDLSDRHDVHAVGIGAAGWVDADRSRVLFAPHLAWRDEPLRDALASRLVVPVMVDNDANTAAWAEWRFGAGRGEDHLVMITLGTGIGGAILEDGQVKRGKYGVAGEFGHMQVVPGGHRCPCGNRGCWEQYSSGNALVREAKELAAADSPVAYNIIERVKGNIPEITGPLITELAREGDPMCIELFQDIGQWLGVGIANLAAALDPSCFVIGGGVSAADELLINPARDAFKRQLTGRGYRPEARIVRAQLGPEAGMVGAADLARLVARRFRRANRRRVERYERYAQIYDQAASTLRSTRSPRTGD, encoded by the coding sequence ATGAGCACGTACCGCGACTTCACCCACCGCGGCTCCGCCCGCGCCACCGTCCTCAAGACCGTCGGTACGAGGGAGCGGCGCTCCCACCTCACGGCGCCCCGCGTCCCCACCGTCGGCATCGACATCGGCGGCACCAAGGTCATGGCCGGCGTCGTCGACGCGGACGGCAACATCCTGGAGCAGCTGCGCACCGAGACGCCCGACAAGTCCAAGAGCCCCCGGGTCGTCGAGGACACCATCGTCGAGCTGGTGCTGGACCTCTCCGACCGCCACGACGTGCACGCCGTCGGCATCGGCGCGGCCGGCTGGGTCGACGCGGACCGCTCCCGGGTGCTCTTCGCCCCGCACCTCGCCTGGCGCGACGAGCCCCTGCGCGACGCCCTCGCCTCCCGCCTCGTCGTCCCCGTCATGGTCGACAACGACGCCAACACCGCCGCCTGGGCGGAGTGGCGGTTCGGCGCCGGACGGGGCGAGGACCACCTGGTGATGATCACTCTCGGCACCGGCATCGGCGGCGCGATCCTGGAGGACGGGCAGGTCAAGCGGGGCAAGTACGGCGTGGCCGGCGAGTTCGGGCACATGCAGGTCGTCCCCGGCGGCCACCGCTGCCCCTGCGGCAACCGCGGCTGCTGGGAGCAGTACAGTTCCGGCAACGCGCTGGTCCGCGAGGCCAAGGAGCTGGCCGCCGCCGACTCCCCGGTCGCGTACAACATCATCGAGCGCGTCAAGGGCAACATCCCGGAGATCACCGGGCCGCTCATCACCGAGCTGGCCCGCGAGGGCGACCCGATGTGCATCGAGCTCTTCCAGGACATCGGCCAGTGGCTCGGCGTCGGCATCGCCAATCTCGCGGCCGCGCTCGACCCCTCCTGCTTCGTCATCGGCGGTGGCGTCAGCGCCGCCGACGAACTGCTGATCAACCCCGCCCGGGACGCCTTCAAGCGCCAGCTCACCGGCCGCGGCTACCGCCCCGAGGCCAGGATCGTCCGGGCGCAGCTCGGCCCCGAGGCCGGCATGGTCGGCGCCGCCGACCTCGCCCGGCTCGTCGCCCGCCGCTTCCGCCGCGCCAACCGCCGCCGGGTCGAGCGGTACGAGCGCTACGCGCAGATCTACGACCAGGCCGCGAGCACCCTGCGCAGCACGCGGAGCCCCCGGACCGGCGACTGA
- a CDS encoding ABC transporter substrate-binding protein encodes MSQHSRRLLRGLGLVCALALGATACGGSDDDSGQKQVGSSDIQAALQKGGTVTVWAWEPTLKQVAEDFEKKYPKVDIKLVNAGTNNDEYKALSNAISAKKGVPDVAQLEYYALGQYALTKEVADLKAYGADKLAGSYSPGPWNSVTTGGGVWGLPMDSGPMALFYNKKVFDTYKIAVPTTWDEYVEAARTLHKANPKAYITSDLGDAGLTTSLLWQAGSHPYKVDGTKVGIDFTDAGAVKYTDTWQKLIDEKLVSPIAGWSDDWYKGLGDGTIATLPIGAWMPANFASGVKDAAGDWRVAPLPQWEKGANASAENGGSSLALPTQGENKELAYAFVEYANSGAGVKTRIANGAFPATTADLNSKEFQDTAFPYFGGQKANEIFAASAKSVPSGWSYLPYQVYSNSIFNDTVGKAYISSTKLSDGLKSWQDKSLAYGSEQGFTVEK; translated from the coding sequence ATGTCCCAGCACTCCCGCCGCCTGTTGCGCGGCCTCGGTCTCGTCTGCGCCCTGGCCCTGGGGGCGACCGCCTGCGGTGGCTCCGACGACGACTCCGGCCAGAAGCAGGTGGGTTCGTCCGACATCCAGGCCGCGCTGCAGAAGGGCGGCACCGTCACGGTGTGGGCCTGGGAGCCCACCCTGAAGCAGGTCGCCGAGGACTTCGAGAAGAAGTACCCGAAGGTCGACATCAAGCTGGTCAACGCGGGCACCAACAACGACGAGTACAAGGCGCTGTCGAACGCCATCTCGGCGAAGAAGGGCGTCCCCGACGTCGCCCAGCTGGAGTACTACGCGCTCGGCCAGTACGCCCTGACGAAGGAGGTCGCCGACCTCAAGGCGTACGGCGCCGACAAGCTGGCGGGCTCGTACTCGCCCGGCCCCTGGAACTCGGTGACGACCGGCGGCGGTGTGTGGGGCCTGCCGATGGACTCCGGCCCGATGGCGCTCTTCTACAACAAGAAGGTCTTCGACACGTACAAGATCGCGGTGCCGACGACCTGGGACGAGTACGTCGAGGCCGCCCGCACCCTGCACAAGGCGAACCCGAAGGCGTATATCACCAGCGACCTCGGCGACGCGGGTCTGACCACCAGCCTTCTCTGGCAGGCCGGTTCGCACCCGTACAAGGTCGACGGCACGAAGGTCGGCATCGACTTCACCGACGCGGGCGCCGTCAAATACACCGACACCTGGCAGAAGCTGATCGACGAGAAGCTCGTCTCGCCCATCGCCGGCTGGAGCGACGACTGGTACAAGGGCCTGGGCGACGGGACCATCGCGACCCTCCCGATCGGCGCCTGGATGCCCGCCAACTTCGCCTCCGGCGTGAAGGACGCCGCCGGTGACTGGCGCGTCGCCCCGCTGCCGCAGTGGGAGAAGGGCGCGAACGCCAGCGCCGAGAACGGCGGCAGCTCGCTCGCCCTGCCCACGCAGGGCGAGAACAAGGAACTCGCCTACGCCTTCGTGGAGTACGCCAACTCCGGCGCGGGCGTGAAGACCCGCATCGCCAACGGTGCGTTCCCGGCGACCACCGCCGACCTGAACTCCAAGGAGTTCCAGGACACCGCGTTCCCGTACTTCGGCGGCCAGAAGGCCAACGAGATCTTCGCCGCCTCCGCGAAGAGCGTGCCCAGCGGCTGGAGCTACCTGCCGTACCAGGTCTACTCCAACTCCATCTTCAACGACACCGTCGGCAAGGCGTACATCTCCTCGACCAAGCTGTCGGACGGGCTGAAGTCGTGGCAGGACAAGTCGCTCGCCTACGGCAGCGAGCAGGGCTTCACCGTCGAGAAGTAG
- a CDS encoding alpha/beta fold hydrolase, with the protein MTAPATTAQHVPGYVSEGNPVGDLPPHDLDGFTHRWVDADGIRLHAVEGGRPDGPALVLLAGFPQTWWAWRKVMPSLADRFRVIAIDLPGQGHSERPESGYDTHTVAAHVRAAVKALGVSAYWLAAHDIGAWVAFSLALDHGGRLRGVALLDAGIPGITLPETIPTDPARAWKTWHFAFHLVPDLPETLLAGREREYVGWFLKTKALSPGTFDDTDLDHYAAALAAEGGLRAALAYYRDAAESARRNHQALDRQHLTVPVLGISSSHGSIPDMAASLGPWAGDVTGVVVPDAGHFIPDEQPAAVAAALAGFIADEH; encoded by the coding sequence GTGACCGCCCCGGCGACCACCGCTCAGCACGTCCCTGGTTACGTCTCCGAGGGCAACCCTGTCGGCGACCTGCCCCCGCACGACCTGGACGGGTTCACCCACCGCTGGGTCGACGCGGACGGCATCCGCCTCCATGCCGTCGAAGGCGGCCGGCCGGACGGCCCGGCCCTCGTCCTGCTCGCCGGGTTCCCGCAGACGTGGTGGGCCTGGCGGAAGGTCATGCCCAGCCTCGCCGACCGGTTCCGCGTCATCGCGATCGACCTGCCGGGCCAGGGCCACTCCGAGCGCCCGGAGAGCGGCTACGACACCCACACGGTCGCCGCCCACGTCCGTGCCGCCGTGAAGGCGCTCGGGGTTTCTGCCTACTGGCTGGCCGCCCACGACATCGGCGCCTGGGTCGCCTTCTCCCTCGCCCTCGACCACGGGGGACGGCTGCGCGGGGTCGCCCTGCTCGACGCCGGAATCCCCGGCATCACCCTCCCGGAGACCATTCCCACCGACCCGGCCCGGGCGTGGAAGACCTGGCACTTCGCCTTCCACCTGGTGCCCGACCTGCCCGAGACTCTGCTCGCCGGTCGCGAACGCGAGTACGTCGGCTGGTTCCTGAAGACGAAGGCGCTCTCTCCCGGCACGTTCGACGACACCGACCTCGACCACTACGCGGCGGCCCTCGCCGCCGAAGGCGGCCTCCGCGCGGCTCTCGCCTACTACCGGGACGCCGCCGAGTCGGCACGCCGGAACCACCAGGCGCTCGACCGGCAGCACCTGACCGTGCCCGTCCTCGGCATCTCCAGCAGCCACGGCTCCATCCCGGACATGGCGGCTTCCCTCGGCCCCTGGGCCGGTGACGTCACCGGAGTCGTCGTGCCCGACGCCGGGCACTTCATCCCCGACGAGCAGCCCGCCGCCGTCGCCGCCGCCCTGGCCGGCTTCATCGCCGATGAGCACTGA
- a CDS encoding carbohydrate ABC transporter permease → MTTSSATETPRPAAMPKRVATPRLRTRRRAHTPGRPRRSVLLTAVTGVVLVYSLLPLVWLVISATKSQTGLARSFGLWFDGDFALWDNLSQTFTYQDGVFGRWLLNTLLYVVVGAGGATFLAVLGGYALAKFQFPGKRAVFAVVIGAVAVPTTALAVPTFLLFSKIGLTDTPWAVIIPSLISPFGLYLMWVFATEAVPVELMEAARIDGASELRTFFQVALPLLAPGTVTVLLFTTVATWNNYFLPLIMLKDPDWYPLTLGLDAWNKQAATAGGEAVFNLVVTGSLLTIVPLIAAFLLLQKYWQSGLAAGSVKE, encoded by the coding sequence ATGACGACGAGCAGTGCGACCGAAACCCCCCGACCCGCCGCGATGCCGAAGCGCGTTGCCACGCCCCGCCTGCGCACACGGCGCCGCGCCCACACCCCGGGCCGCCCCCGGCGCAGCGTCCTGCTGACCGCGGTCACCGGCGTGGTCCTCGTCTACAGCCTGCTGCCGCTGGTCTGGCTGGTCATCAGCGCCACCAAGTCGCAGACAGGACTGGCCCGTTCGTTCGGTCTCTGGTTCGACGGGGACTTCGCCCTCTGGGACAACCTCAGTCAGACCTTCACCTACCAGGACGGGGTCTTCGGCCGCTGGCTCCTCAATACCCTCCTGTACGTCGTCGTCGGCGCGGGCGGCGCCACCTTCCTGGCGGTACTCGGCGGCTACGCGCTCGCCAAGTTCCAGTTCCCCGGCAAACGCGCCGTGTTCGCCGTCGTCATCGGCGCCGTCGCCGTACCGACCACCGCACTCGCCGTCCCGACCTTCCTGCTGTTCAGCAAGATCGGCCTGACGGACACCCCGTGGGCGGTGATCATCCCCTCGCTGATCTCGCCGTTCGGCCTCTACCTGATGTGGGTGTTCGCCACCGAGGCGGTGCCCGTCGAACTGATGGAGGCGGCCCGCATCGACGGAGCGAGCGAACTGCGCACCTTCTTCCAGGTCGCGCTGCCGCTGCTCGCCCCGGGCACCGTCACCGTGCTCCTCTTCACCACGGTCGCGACCTGGAACAACTACTTCCTGCCGCTGATCATGCTGAAGGACCCCGACTGGTACCCGCTGACCCTCGGCCTGGACGCCTGGAACAAACAGGCCGCCACCGCCGGCGGCGAGGCCGTCTTCAACCTGGTCGTCACCGGCTCACTGCTCACCATCGTGCCGCTGATCGCCGCGTTCCTGCTGCTCCAGAAGTACTGGCAGTCCGGCCTCGCCGCCGGAAGCGTCAAGGAATAG